Proteins found in one Xenopus laevis strain J_2021 chromosome 1L, Xenopus_laevis_v10.1, whole genome shotgun sequence genomic segment:
- the LOC108713401 gene encoding microtubule-associated protein 1S: MAASRAGPGHLRCSVLILYGEIRRGPGLVGRAVSELKRGFCSWDIDPSFCNLDEQLKLFVSRHSASFSSDVKGQRSLHHAGDVLETNVLINPSKKSVCEEIQKLICCESQHKLLIFIGPFLEGTWELLLQGGGNFSVKDFIQIFADKEIGETLSLSDPSAHLNLTVTCPQNWDVSQLDKGNLQDFIEMRFNPAQLLPETEGLQELAEYLSESLEPPSPFELLEPPSTVGFLKLFKPCCYVFPGGRGDSAFFAVNGFNMLVNGGSDTRSPFWKLVRHLDRIDSILLTHMGTDSLLGINSLLLRKIAEVEEDPSQGPQANEEWLKNLVSPELGVVFFNTAEKLINQEDDPSVVRRKEEAILTLCCLEKLGIQPEPLHRGNVPLAEPTILFQKMGVGRLEMYILNPVKGSKELEMLTKQWTGSESVTGTDLPLTCLTSACVLLVWHPASLSEKIVRVLFPGCTPQGKILEGLEKLKHLEFLKTPVITRKDLEIVRGHNLSERISTKPKRTESKESLRSGSSRHSVELKVKPERKEAKREVKEKSKMLTGSTKDTGDKTKEAKTKAEGITEKSNADSKFKVRKELTVKKEQPKEEKKPPVKKEETLTDSKKEATKLEARKDVRRSLKVGKSETAKRELKDDAKKESRSEDGKTVRTISKDLKKLAITPADSKRPVSKVGSLKKETIVAKKEYSTNAKITEKGKVKHQKKEAEAESAKPPLVHAEDLNPCSTLDRNQEREKTCENDVCDPKLNGNLKNNGAACAVNGLCTVEPESPNGFRYMETSPLKSLAPISPLATTPKNELSVYFDLIPSGLEIQEKSNVAQQGADGLEDAYGSSEERTLEMASPASSGNHSPAIVDYNGDQSLPSGESRSLNMSSWKAPPKSSQENSNSSQGRHASCLSLSPFREDVPDVSPTITTPSLPAEVGSPHSTEVDESLSISSFEQTLPPVSESPRNVSPVTHAPNRGGLTLPVHPTHSAEFDGQSERSASPHDVDLCLVSPCEFEHPKSDAALSPRDSDSDPSQELAKPTCLSKDTQNGPETPPTSVSESLPTISDSGPDECPSIALDGESDAENTPKPLDPIPTPLHDPYPVPPHPGTCMVDPETMPVNPREKKPQTRLSSANNKNDSSKVTGTLAKPQTTGTSKGAMGKTETTERVPHSGTGSKSSLGRRSTSNAIKPTTVASRTSSAAHGLPHHSSSSPPSPPVYVDLAYLPGGPGALTVQEDFFKQVRSSCYIIGGDYPGKEEVTRRILDSLLTSKSLWSQEMQVTLIPTYESAVVHEWYNDTHALQQSLGVTVLGSTSSVSMQGETFPACKVEF; this comes from the exons GCTTCTGTTCATGGGATATCGATCCATCCTTCTGTAATCTGGATGAGCAACTGAAGTTATTTGTATCTCGTCACTCTGCTAGTTTCTCGTCAGATGTGAAAG GGCAGAGAAGTCTTCATCATGCAGGGGATGTTTTAGAGACAAATGTTCTGATTAACCCTTCTAAGAAGTCTGTGTGTGAAgag ATCCAGAAATTGATTTGCTGTGAATCTCAACATAAGTTACTGATTTTCATTGGCCCATTCCTGGAAGGAACCTGGGAGTTACTCCTCCAAGGTGGTGGAAACTTCTCAGTGAAAGACTTTATCCAGATATTTGCTGACAAAGAG ATTGGAGAGACTCTGAGCCTGTCTGACCCCTCGGCACATCTCAACCTTACTGTAACATGCCCCCAAAACTGGGATGTGTCTCAGCTCGATAAAGGGAACCTTCAGGATTTCATAGAGATGAGGTTTAACCCAGCACAGCTGTTGCCGGAGACAGAAGGTTTGCAAGAGTTGGCAGAATACCTTTCAGAGTCCTTGGAGCCACCTTCTCCATTTGAGCTGCTTGAGCCTCCCTCTACTGTGGGCTTTCTTAAACTTTTCAAACCATGCTGCTATGTATTCCCTGGAGGCAGAGGAGACTCTGCCTTTTTTGCTGTAAATGGGTTCAATATGCTTGTGAATGGAGGTTCAGACACTAGATCTCCTTTTTGGAAACTGGTACGCCATTTGGACAGAATAGACTCTATACTTCTAACTCACATGGGCACAGACAGTCTGCTTGGGATCAACAGTTTGTTACTAAGAAAGATAGCTGAGGTTGAAGAGGATCCTTCTCAAGGTCCACAAGCAAATGAGGAATGGTTGAAGAACTTGGTTTCTCCAGAGCTAGGTGTGGTGTTTTTCAACACTGCAGAGAAGTTGATCAACCAGGAGGATGATCCCAGTGTAGTAAGGCGTAAAGAAGAAGCCATACTCACTCTGTGTTGTTTGGAAAAGCTGGGAATTCAGCCAGAGCCGCTACATAGAGGCAATGTGCCATTGGCGGAACCCACAATCCTATTCCAAAAAATGGGCGTGGGACGGCTAGAAATGTATATACTTAACCCTGTCAAAGGCAGCAAAGAGCTGGAAATGCTGACCAAGCAGTGGACTGGATCTGAGTCAGTGACTGGCACAGATTTACCCCTCACTTGTCTAACATCTGCCTGTGTCCTTCTAGTTTGGCATCCAGCCTCTTTATCTGAGAAGATTGTACGTGTTCTGTTCCCAGGATGCACTCCACAGGGCAAGATTCTGGAGGGGCTTGAGAAATTGAAACACTTGGAGTTCTTAAAAACTCCAGTGATAACTCGTAAAGATTTGGAGATAGTCCGTGGACATAACCTTTCAGAGCGAATTAGCACCAAACCCAAACGAACAGAAAGTAAGGAGAGCTTGAGATCTGGATCCAGTAGGCATAGTGTTGAACTTAAGGTGAAACCTGAGAGGAAAGAGGCTAAACGAGAAGTaaaggaaaaaagtaaaatgctcACAGGCTCCACCAAAGATACAGGAGATAAAACAAAGGAAGCCAAGACTAAAGCAGAAGGTATAACTGAAAAATCAAATGCGGATTCAAAATTTAAAGTGAGAAAAGAGTTAACTGTAAAGAAAGAACAACCTAAAGAGGAGAAGAAGCCTCCGGTTAAGAAAGAGGAGACCCTAACAGACAGTAAAAAGGAGGCCACAAAACTGGAAGCCAGGAAAGATGTACGACGCTCATTGAAAGTGGGAAAGTCTGAAACTGCAAAGAGGGAGTTAAAGGATGATGCCAAGAAAGAAAGCAGAAGCGAGGATGGAAAAACTGTCCGAACAATTAGCAAAGATCTTAAGAAACTTGCAATCACACCTGCAGACTCCAAGAGACCTGTGTCCAAAGTGGGTTCTTTGAAAAAAGAAACTATAGTTGCCAAGAAGGAATATAGCACCAATGCTAAGATTACAGAAAAGGGCAAAGTTAAacatcagaagaaggaggcagaaGCAGAATCTGCAAAACCACCATTGGTTCATGCTGAAGACCTCAACCCTTGTAGTACCTTAGATAGGAATcaagagagagaaaaaacttGCGAGAACGATGTTTGTGACCCCAAATTAAATGGAAATCTCAAAAACAATGGGGCTGCATGTGCTGTGAATGGGCTGTGTACTGTAGAGCCAGAGAGCCCTAATGGATTTCGCTATATGGAGACAAGTCCTCTTAAAAGTTTAGCCCCAATATCCCCTCTTGCAACAACTCCTAAAAATGAACTGAGTGTCTACTTTGACCTGATACCCTCAGGCTTGGAAATACAAGAAAAGAGCAACGTTGCACAGCAGGGAGCAGATGGGTTGGAGGATGCCTATGGTAGCTCTGAAGAGAGAACACTGGAAATGGCATCTCCAGCAAGCTCAGGCAATCACTCCCCCGCAATTGTTGATTACAATGGAGATCAGTCACTGCCATCTGGAGAAAGCAGAAGTTTAAACATGTCATCTTGGAAGGCACCCCCAAAATCTTCACAAGAGAATTCAAATTCCTCTCAGGGAAGACATGCCAGCTGCCTGTCCTTGAGCCCCTTTCGGGAAGATGTTCCTGATGTATCTCCAACTATAACTACTCCCTCGTTACCTGCTGAGGTGGGATCACCACACTCGACTGAAGTAGATGAATCTTTGTCTATCTCATCCTTTGAACAGACACTACCCCCAGTTAGTGAATCTCCTAGAAATGTCTCACCTGTAACTCATGCTCCAAATAGAGGAGGCTTGACACTTCCTGTACATCCTACACACTCTGCTGAATTTGATGGGCAGTCTGAAAGGTCTGCATCCCCCCATGATGTTGACTTATGCTTGGTATCCCCATGTGAGTTCGAACACCCTAAATCAGATGCTGCACTCAGCCCAAGGGACAGTGACAGTGATCCTTCCCAGGAGCTTGCCAAACCCACATGCTTGTCTAAAGACACCCAAAATGGGCCAGAGACACCACCAACTTCAGTTAGTGAGTCTTTGCCAACCATCTCTGACTCTGGACCAGACGAATGCCCTTCTATAGCTTTGGATGGAGAGTCGGATGCAGAGAACACTCCAAAACCACTGGACCCCATCCCAACACCGCTGCATGACCCCTACCCTGTTCCACCTCACCCAGGCACATGCATGGTTGACCCAGAAACTATGCCTGTAAACCCCAGGGAAAAAAAGCCTCAAACACGGCTCTCCTCCGCTAATAACAAAAATGACAGTAGTAAAGTGACAGGGACACTTGCCAAGCCTCAAACTACTGGAACAAGCAAGGGAGCTATGGGCAAGACTGAAACAACAGAAAGGGTGCCACACTCTGGGACTGGATCAAAATCCTCTCTGGGCAGGAGAAGTACTAGTAATGCCATAAAACCTACAACTGTAGCAAGCCGCACATCTTCAGCAG CTCATGGCTTACCACATCACTCTAGCTCCTCTCCACCATCTCCTCCAGTGTATGTTGACCTTGCTTATCTGCCTGGAGGTCCTGGGGCCCTCACCGTACAGGAGGACTTTTTTAAGCAGGTTCGCTCCTCTTGCTATATTATCGGTGGGGATTATCCCGGTAAGGAAGAGGTTACCCGTAGGATCCTCGATTCACTGCTTACCAGTAAAAGTCTGTGGTCGCAAGAAATGCAG